The Lutibacter sp. Hel_I_33_5 genome has a window encoding:
- a CDS encoding DUF6371 domain-containing protein, translating into MYKYSLHKKSIKHKCPQCKKNKLVRYIDTENDNFLSSKVGRCDREVNCGYHLTPKAYFKNQNIPYTPFTNQNQLVVVKKTSFHSLNELSDTLDNYEKNNFIQFLDSKFNSEQVSILLNDYRIGTATSWNNGTIFWQIDYENKIRGGKIILYSNQGKRTKYINWKHSLKIKKGEIESFNLSQCFFGEHLLSKYDKPIAIVESEKTACIMSILFEKYLWLASGSLGGLNAKKIKVLKNRKIILYPDLGLEGKNGSPYTKWKSTSEKLKLKGYDIKVSDLLKEKGSRIEREKGFDIADYFLKSIEEKPKRILSKTNQKALKMYMKNKHIKTLIEVFNLTDVKGKVIRFE; encoded by the coding sequence ATGTATAAATATTCATTACATAAAAAATCAATAAAGCATAAATGTCCTCAATGCAAAAAGAACAAATTAGTTCGTTACATTGATACAGAAAATGATAACTTTTTATCATCTAAAGTTGGTAGATGTGATAGAGAAGTTAATTGTGGTTACCACTTAACACCTAAAGCATATTTTAAAAATCAAAATATACCTTACACACCCTTTACAAATCAAAATCAATTAGTAGTAGTTAAGAAAACAAGTTTTCATTCTTTAAATGAACTTAGTGACACACTTGATAATTATGAAAAAAATAATTTCATTCAATTTTTAGATTCTAAATTTAATTCAGAACAAGTTTCTATTCTTTTAAATGATTACAGAATTGGTACTGCAACATCTTGGAATAACGGAACCATATTTTGGCAAATTGATTATGAAAATAAAATTAGAGGAGGAAAAATCATTCTTTATTCTAATCAAGGCAAAAGAACCAAATATATCAACTGGAAACATTCTTTAAAAATAAAAAAAGGAGAGATCGAATCATTTAACCTTTCACAATGTTTTTTTGGCGAACACTTGTTATCAAAATATGATAAACCCATTGCAATTGTAGAGTCTGAAAAAACTGCTTGTATAATGAGTATTTTATTTGAAAAATATCTATGGTTAGCTTCTGGTTCTTTAGGTGGTTTGAATGCTAAAAAAATTAAAGTCTTAAAAAATAGAAAAATAATACTCTATCCAGATTTAGGTTTAGAAGGCAAAAATGGTTCTCCTTATACAAAATGGAAATCAACTTCTGAAAAACTGAAATTAAAAGGATATGATATTAAAGTATCAGATTTATTAAAAGAAAAAGGAAGCAGAATTGAACGAGAAAAAGGGTTTGATATTGCTGATTATTTTCTAAAAAGTATAGAAGAAAAACCAAAGAGAATACTATCAAAAACAAATCAAAAAGCACTAAAAATGTATATGAAAAACAAACATATAAAAACATTAATTGAAGTATTTAATCTAACAGACGTAAAAGGTAAAGTAATTAGGTTTGAGTAG
- a CDS encoding response regulator transcription factor: MNILIIDDHAIIEEGLKQRILKVLPDAKFYFTDNIRNSISIVNSIEIQLIFCDLEFNNSDITDGFDICERILKMKPKMKLIAHTNYNSYRVMKKVQNSGFMSFLYKGSNFQDFFDTIHNVINIGKYESASIKNLLKKRNSVLLNLFNDSLYGISNLSKRELELTILLKDTTDRKELAKIMGNTPSTIDSYLQHIITKLNLKNRNDVALFSLEFQNELLKYQN, from the coding sequence ATGAATATTTTAATTATAGATGACCATGCTATTATAGAAGAAGGTTTAAAACAACGAATTCTAAAAGTTTTACCCGATGCTAAATTTTATTTTACTGACAATATTAGAAACTCAATTTCTATTGTAAACTCTATAGAAATACAATTAATTTTTTGCGATTTAGAATTCAATAATAGTGATATTACTGATGGTTTTGATATTTGCGAAAGAATTTTAAAAATGAAACCAAAAATGAAATTAATTGCTCACACAAATTATAATTCTTATAGAGTTATGAAAAAAGTGCAAAATAGTGGTTTCATGAGTTTTCTATATAAAGGAAGTAATTTTCAAGATTTTTTTGACACTATACACAATGTAATAAACATAGGCAAATACGAATCTGCTTCTATCAAAAATTTACTTAAAAAAAGGAATTCAGTGTTACTTAATCTTTTTAATGATTCTTTATATGGAATTTCAAACTTAAGTAAACGTGAATTAGAATTAACAATTTTATTAAAAGATACTACAGACAGAAAGGAACTTGCTAAAATAATGGGTAATACACCTTCAACAATAGATTCTTATTTACAACACATCATTACAAAACTTAACCTAAAAAACAGGAATGACGTAGCTCTTTTTAGTTTAGAATTTCAAAATGAATTATTAAAGTATCAGAATTAA
- the kdsA gene encoding 3-deoxy-8-phosphooctulonate synthase, with protein MNLSVIPNIKHTDANNFFLLAGPCAIESEDMALRIAEKVVSITDKLEIPYVFKGSFKKANRSRIDSFTGIGDEKALKILRKVSETFKVPTVTDIHEVSDAEKAAEYVDILQIPAFLVRQTDLVVAAAKTGKVVNLKKGQFMSPAAMKHAVQKVKDSGSEKVWITDRGTMFGYQDMIVDFRGIPEMRAFAPTVLDVTHSLQQPNQTIGVTGGRPDMIETIARAGVVNNVDGLFIETHFDPANAKSDGANMLHLDNLENLLSNLVSIRKTINNL; from the coding sequence ATGAATTTATCTGTAATTCCAAATATAAAACACACCGATGCTAATAACTTTTTTTTATTAGCGGGTCCTTGTGCAATAGAAAGTGAAGACATGGCTTTACGGATTGCAGAAAAAGTAGTTTCAATTACAGATAAATTAGAGATTCCTTATGTATTTAAAGGAAGTTTTAAAAAAGCAAACAGGAGTAGAATTGATAGTTTTACAGGTATTGGTGATGAAAAAGCTTTAAAGATTTTACGTAAAGTATCGGAAACTTTTAAAGTTCCAACAGTTACAGATATTCATGAAGTTTCTGATGCAGAAAAAGCTGCTGAATATGTAGATATTTTACAAATTCCTGCTTTTTTGGTACGTCAAACCGATTTGGTTGTTGCTGCTGCAAAAACTGGAAAAGTTGTGAATCTTAAAAAAGGACAATTTATGAGTCCTGCTGCAATGAAACACGCTGTTCAAAAAGTAAAAGATTCTGGTAGTGAAAAAGTTTGGATTACCGACAGAGGAACCATGTTTGGGTATCAAGATATGATTGTTGACTTTAGAGGAATTCCAGAAATGAGAGCCTTCGCTCCTACTGTTTTAGATGTAACTCATTCTTTGCAACAACCCAACCAAACTATTGGTGTTACTGGTGGAAGACCCGATATGATTGAGACTATTGCTCGTGCCGGTGTTGTAAATAATGTTGATGGATTGTTTATAGAAACTCATTTTGATCCTGCAAATGCTAAATCTGACGGAGCAAATATGTTACATTTAGACAACTTAGAAAACTTACTTTCTAATTTAGTTTCCATTAGAAAAACGATCAATAATTTATAG
- a CDS encoding M20/M25/M40 family metallo-hydrolase, whose protein sequence is MKKITFLLMITILIISCKEKNKVVQKSNSKKVFVIDSVTVKKHLYTLASDEMQGRRAGTEGIEKAAQYIENEFKRIGLKTYDTLSSYRQNFVTKELKMFNVIGVLEGKSKKDEFVVISAHYDHLGMKKDGEGDLIFNGANDDASGVTGVLTLAEYFKNKGNNERTILFVAFTAEEMGLIGSKYFGKGIDASKFVAGINLEMIGKSPSFGPNTAWLTGFERSDFGTIVQKNLEGSGYKLYPDPYTNFNLFFRSDNASLARLGIPSHTFSTTAIDIDKDYHKVTDEAETLNMTVISETIKAVAKGTESIITGKDTPSRVVLEEK, encoded by the coding sequence ATGAAGAAAATTACATTCTTATTAATGATAACAATTTTAATTATTTCATGTAAAGAAAAAAATAAAGTTGTACAAAAATCAAATTCTAAAAAAGTATTTGTTATTGATTCTGTAACTGTAAAAAAACACCTATATACTTTGGCTTCAGATGAAATGCAGGGTAGAAGAGCAGGAACAGAAGGTATAGAAAAAGCGGCACAGTATATAGAGAATGAGTTTAAAAGAATTGGTTTAAAAACCTATGATACATTATCTTCTTATAGACAAAATTTTGTTACAAAAGAACTGAAAATGTTTAATGTAATTGGTGTTTTAGAAGGGAAAAGTAAGAAGGATGAATTTGTTGTTATCTCTGCTCATTATGACCATTTAGGGATGAAAAAAGATGGAGAAGGAGATCTTATTTTTAATGGTGCTAATGATGATGCTTCTGGAGTTACAGGAGTTTTAACCTTAGCAGAATATTTTAAAAATAAAGGAAATAATGAAAGAACAATATTGTTTGTTGCTTTTACTGCTGAAGAAATGGGTTTAATTGGTTCTAAGTATTTCGGAAAAGGAATAGATGCTTCTAAATTTGTAGCAGGAATCAATTTAGAAATGATTGGTAAATCTCCAAGTTTTGGACCTAATACTGCCTGGTTAACTGGTTTTGAACGATCGGATTTTGGTACCATTGTACAAAAGAATTTAGAAGGTTCGGGATATAAATTATATCCAGATCCGTATACAAATTTCAATTTATTTTTTAGATCAGATAATGCTTCTTTAGCACGTTTAGGAATTCCTTCACATACTTTTTCTACAACTGCAATTGATATAGATAAAGATTATCATAAAGTAACAGATGAAGCGGAAACGTTAAATATGACAGTAATTTCTGAAACGATTAAAGCTGTTGCAAAAGGAACAGAAAGTATCATTACTGGTAAAGATACACCAAGTAGAGTTGTTTTAGAAGAAAAATAA
- a CDS encoding TfoX/Sxy family protein, translated as MPYNQFLADRIAQYFKEKNINYFEKKMFGGVCFMVDDKMCVGVNRDEIMARINPDIYQESLLKNGCNEMNFTGRPMKGFVFLSDEAIDLDTNLHEWLQLALDFNPLAKMSKKKKPIKS; from the coding sequence ATGCCTTATAATCAATTTTTAGCCGATAGAATAGCACAATATTTTAAAGAGAAAAACATCAACTATTTTGAAAAGAAAATGTTTGGAGGTGTTTGTTTTATGGTTGATGATAAAATGTGTGTGGGTGTTAATCGTGATGAAATAATGGCACGAATTAATCCTGATATTTATCAAGAATCTTTATTGAAAAATGGGTGTAATGAAATGAATTTTACTGGAAGACCAATGAAAGGTTTTGTTTTTCTATCAGATGAAGCGATTGATTTAGATACTAATTTACATGAATGGTTGCAATTGGCATTGGATTTTAATCCACTAGCAAAAATGAGTAAAAAAAAGAAACCTATAAAAAGCTAG
- a CDS encoding DUF1801 domain-containing protein gives MNPAEDFILNQPEPFKSMLLHLQILIETQFKEVDLKFKWKIPFYYLNDKPLCYLNPSKKKGYVDVAFYSNKAFDLYDEHVITENRKVVKSLRYKNLEEIDAQVLSSVLEEAFNQTTKGFFGK, from the coding sequence ATGAACCCTGCAGAAGACTTTATTCTAAATCAGCCAGAACCATTTAAATCAATGTTACTACATCTTCAAATTCTGATTGAAACTCAATTTAAAGAAGTTGATTTAAAATTTAAATGGAAAATTCCTTTTTATTATTTGAATGACAAACCCTTGTGCTATTTAAATCCGTCTAAAAAGAAAGGTTATGTAGATGTTGCATTCTATTCAAATAAAGCTTTTGATTTATATGATGAACATGTGATTACTGAGAATAGGAAAGTTGTAAAGTCTTTACGTTATAAAAATTTAGAAGAAATTGATGCGCAAGTTTTGTCCTCTGTGTTAGAAGAAGCTTTTAATCAAACAACTAAAGGTTTTTTTGGTAAATAA
- a CDS encoding transglutaminase domain-containing protein, with protein MKQLFFFLLLVFSYSSGAQNFAKVENSVNNYPRFSSAKNLANQIQKDFNSDENKAYAAFYWLAKNIRYNLKEFYNPKPRSFNFSYSSEEEKEQKLQNLKDELVSKAFRNKTGVCEEYAQAFKKVGDLLGLETEVITGNVRISGEEIGVIPQNSNHAWNAVKLNNKWIILDATWAAGYENNGKWIRDFNSYFWNIPADNIFKTHLPEDSLWILRFGRISKEEFYNQPIYNQKFLNYDLTLVSPLKGIIDISKNDTIQLKIKNLHNKKVIYLYEGQQYAKKPSITLKGDISILTFKNPQRNSLLYVFIENELALEYKVIIN; from the coding sequence ATGAAACAACTTTTCTTTTTTCTTTTATTAGTTTTCTCTTACTCTTCAGGTGCGCAAAATTTTGCTAAGGTTGAAAATTCAGTTAATAATTATCCTCGATTTTCATCAGCAAAAAACTTAGCAAATCAAATTCAAAAAGATTTTAATTCTGATGAAAACAAAGCGTATGCGGCTTTTTATTGGTTAGCAAAAAACATTCGTTATAATCTAAAAGAGTTTTACAATCCGAAACCGAGAAGCTTTAATTTTAGTTATTCAAGTGAAGAAGAAAAAGAACAAAAGCTACAAAACCTAAAAGATGAACTTGTTAGTAAAGCCTTTAGGAATAAAACTGGTGTTTGTGAAGAATATGCACAAGCTTTTAAAAAAGTTGGAGATTTATTAGGGCTAGAAACTGAAGTAATTACTGGAAATGTTCGGATTTCTGGTGAAGAAATTGGTGTAATTCCTCAAAACTCCAATCACGCTTGGAACGCTGTGAAATTAAATAATAAATGGATTATTTTAGATGCGACTTGGGCAGCAGGTTATGAAAATAATGGAAAGTGGATTCGTGATTTTAATTCCTATTTTTGGAATATTCCTGCTGATAATATCTTTAAAACACATTTGCCTGAAGATTCTCTTTGGATTTTACGTTTCGGCAGAATATCTAAAGAAGAATTCTATAATCAACCGATTTATAATCAAAAATTTTTGAATTATGATTTAACACTTGTTTCACCTTTAAAAGGAATAATCGACATCAGTAAAAATGATACAATTCAATTAAAAATAAAAAACCTACATAATAAAAAAGTGATTTATCTTTATGAAGGGCAACAATATGCTAAAAAACCTAGTATAACTTTAAAAGGTGATATTTCAATTTTAACTTTTAAAAACCCACAAAGAAATAGTTTATTGTATGTTTTTATCGAAAATGAATTGGCATTAGAATATAAGGTTATTATTAATTAA
- a CDS encoding transcriptional regulator has translation MKSIILNINKAFDHRIRLGIMSVLTVNEYADFKRLKELLGVTDGNLASHCKALEKVAYIRIEKQFIDRKPNTKYYATEVGKQEFKKHIEALEKLIKTS, from the coding sequence CTGAAAAGTATCATTCTAAATATAAACAAAGCTTTTGATCATAGAATCAGGCTAGGAATTATGTCGGTTTTAACTGTAAATGAGTATGCGGATTTTAAAAGACTTAAAGAGTTATTAGGTGTCACTGATGGAAACTTAGCAAGTCATTGTAAAGCTTTAGAAAAAGTAGCATATATAAGAATTGAAAAACAATTTATAGATAGAAAACCAAATACAAAATATTATGCAACTGAGGTTGGTAAACAAGAATTTAAAAAACATATTGAAGCTTTAGAAAAATTAATAAAAACAAGTTGA
- a CDS encoding DUF6730 family protein: MTKIEEIAALLIDEIQSFEKAVATLQIESEKIKTTKFKVDTTPLNLKFSELLNSLDVSFKNQNTQLNTLQNKLTKTVIIPKWMTILVSSFFIFCFLSFLVNFYQYQKIKEVENTAYDKGIIEITNHMKMFFNDNPRSYKTYQKWKNKK, encoded by the coding sequence ATGACAAAGATTGAAGAAATAGCCGCTTTACTAATTGATGAAATACAATCATTTGAAAAAGCCGTAGCAACATTACAAATAGAATCTGAGAAAATAAAAACTACTAAATTTAAAGTTGATACAACTCCTTTAAATTTAAAGTTTTCAGAACTATTAAACTCATTAGATGTAAGTTTTAAAAATCAAAATACCCAATTAAACACACTCCAAAACAAACTGACTAAAACCGTCATTATTCCAAAGTGGATGACAATTTTAGTTAGCTCATTTTTCATTTTTTGTTTTCTAAGTTTTTTAGTTAATTTTTATCAATATCAAAAAATCAAAGAAGTGGAAAATACTGCTTATGATAAAGGAATAATTGAAATAACAAACCATATGAAAATGTTTTTTAATGACAATCCAAGATCATATAAAACATATCAGAAATGGAAAAACAAAAAATAA
- a CDS encoding helix-turn-helix domain-containing protein, translating to MRAIHNPYEFLINEVSELKKLLIEIKNSPKEDYTNKYYTYHQVAELLHVDYQSIRNYVNSGFLKAEEVGPRKKLIHHFQIFNEDQTLKNFKYKRKA from the coding sequence ATGAGAGCAATTCACAATCCTTATGAGTTCCTAATAAATGAAGTTTCAGAACTAAAAAAACTTCTTATTGAAATTAAAAACTCCCCAAAAGAAGACTACACAAATAAGTACTACACGTATCATCAAGTAGCTGAGCTATTACATGTAGATTATCAGAGCATTAGAAATTATGTAAACTCTGGATTCTTAAAAGCCGAAGAAGTCGGCCCACGTAAAAAGTTAATACACCACTTTCAAATTTTCAATGAAGATCAAACATTGAAAAATTTCAAATACAAAAGAAAAGCATAG
- a CDS encoding DUF3820 family protein, with protein MEQNQQFLIELAKMKMPFGKYKGTFLIDLPEHYVVWYHNKGFPKGKLGQQLGLVYELKLNGLEDIVREIRRKF; from the coding sequence ATGGAACAAAATCAACAGTTTTTAATAGAGTTAGCTAAAATGAAAATGCCTTTTGGTAAATATAAAGGCACTTTTTTAATTGATTTACCAGAGCATTATGTGGTTTGGTATCATAATAAGGGGTTTCCTAAAGGTAAATTGGGTCAACAATTAGGGTTAGTTTACGAACTTAAGTTAAATGGACTTGAAGATATTGTTAGAGAAATTAGGAGGAAGTTTTAA
- a CDS encoding relaxase/mobilization nuclease domain-containing protein, protein MIGKGKAISHTKASIEYGWDLNKDADIVFKQNLAGETPKEVTEEFKIIQSMNEKCKRNTFSFVLSPTIEDGKKLNNNGLNIITKEFIKELKLENHQAIAFVHNDKNHKHIHLYINRINFKGKAYNDSFIGKRSQKTAERVAEKLQLKTVKQIQQEKLNGLKIIRSEIHKHHLNCLKMYKPRSFQNYIDLMIKYKIKVNPVINKQNKLQGFRYHFKGTNLKGSEVHRSMSINKLAPQINLRKEYVKNNGIQLTNKIVQLPTNLVISIMKSLVKNSVK, encoded by the coding sequence ATGATTGGTAAAGGAAAAGCAATTTCTCATACAAAAGCATCTATAGAATATGGATGGGATTTAAACAAAGATGCTGATATCGTTTTTAAACAAAACCTTGCTGGAGAAACTCCAAAAGAAGTTACTGAAGAATTTAAAATTATTCAGTCTATGAATGAAAAATGTAAGAGAAATACTTTCAGTTTTGTATTAAGTCCAACTATTGAAGATGGAAAAAAGTTAAATAATAATGGGTTAAATATTATTACAAAAGAATTTATTAAAGAATTAAAATTAGAAAACCATCAAGCTATCGCCTTTGTACATAATGATAAAAATCACAAACATATTCACTTATATATAAATAGAATTAATTTTAAAGGAAAAGCATATAATGATAGTTTTATTGGCAAACGTTCACAAAAAACAGCAGAAAGAGTAGCTGAAAAACTACAATTAAAAACCGTTAAGCAAATTCAACAAGAAAAACTAAATGGTTTAAAGATAATTCGATCAGAGATTCATAAACATCACTTAAACTGTTTAAAAATGTATAAACCTCGAAGCTTTCAAAATTATATTGACCTAATGATAAAATATAAAATTAAAGTAAATCCAGTTATAAATAAGCAGAACAAATTACAAGGGTTTAGATATCATTTTAAAGGCACAAACCTAAAAGGAAGTGAAGTTCACAGAAGTATGTCTATTAACAAACTAGCTCCTCAAATTAATTTAAGAAAAGAGTACGTTAAAAATAATGGTATTCAACTGACTAACAAAATTGTTCAACTTCCAACCAATTTAGTAATATCAATTATGAAATCGCTAGTTAAAAACTCAGTTAAATAA
- a CDS encoding NAD(P)-dependent oxidoreductase has product MKFGIIKERKNPPDRRVVFSPEKLQEFQEEFPEAIIKVESSDIRVFPDSAYTNAGFEVTEDVSDCDILFGVKEVPIEALIPNKKYFFFSHTIKKQPYNRKLINAILEKNIELIDHETIIKANGARLIGFGRYAGIVGAYNGFRALGLKNETFNLPKAENLGSQQELIEELNKVEIPNIKILLTGNGKVAYGAKEMLDGMNIKKVSVEDYLSSTFTEPVYCLADVLDYNKRKDGKVLNNRDLYNNPENYVSDFMRFAKVTDYFIAGHFYGNGAPYLFTREDAKSKDFNIKLVADVSCDVDGPVASTLRASTIADPIYGYNPQSESEVDFKDERAIVVMAVDNLPCELPKDASEGFGEMFLKNVIPAFYNNDKDGVLERARMTQNGKLTERFSYLQEYVDGKE; this is encoded by the coding sequence ATGAAGTTTGGCATTATAAAAGAACGAAAAAATCCACCAGATAGAAGAGTGGTCTTTTCTCCAGAAAAGTTACAAGAATTTCAAGAGGAATTTCCTGAGGCAATAATTAAAGTAGAAAGCTCTGATATTAGAGTTTTTCCTGATTCTGCTTATACAAATGCAGGATTTGAGGTGACAGAAGATGTTTCTGATTGTGATATACTGTTTGGTGTAAAAGAAGTACCAATTGAGGCGTTAATTCCAAATAAGAAATACTTTTTCTTTAGTCATACTATTAAAAAACAACCCTATAATAGAAAATTAATAAATGCTATTTTAGAAAAAAACATCGAGTTAATAGATCACGAAACTATTATAAAAGCCAACGGAGCACGTTTAATTGGTTTTGGTCGTTATGCTGGAATCGTCGGTGCATATAATGGGTTTAGAGCTTTAGGGTTAAAAAATGAAACTTTTAATTTACCAAAAGCAGAAAATTTAGGAAGTCAGCAAGAATTAATAGAGGAGTTAAATAAGGTTGAAATTCCGAATATTAAAATCCTTTTAACAGGGAATGGGAAAGTTGCCTATGGAGCAAAAGAAATGTTGGACGGAATGAACATCAAAAAAGTTTCTGTAGAAGATTATTTGAGTTCAACTTTTACTGAACCCGTATATTGTTTGGCAGATGTTTTAGATTATAATAAACGTAAAGATGGTAAAGTTTTAAATAATAGAGATTTATACAACAATCCAGAAAATTATGTGTCAGATTTTATGCGTTTTGCAAAAGTGACAGATTATTTTATTGCCGGACATTTCTATGGAAATGGTGCTCCTTATTTATTTACTCGTGAAGACGCAAAATCTAAAGATTTTAATATAAAATTAGTTGCAGATGTTTCTTGTGATGTAGATGGTCCTGTTGCTTCAACTTTAAGAGCATCAACAATAGCTGATCCAATTTATGGGTACAATCCTCAATCCGAATCTGAAGTCGATTTTAAAGATGAAAGAGCTATTGTTGTAATGGCAGTAGATAATTTACCTTGCGAGCTACCAAAAGATGCTAGTGAGGGCTTTGGAGAAATGTTTCTTAAAAACGTAATTCCTGCTTTTTACAATAATGATAAAGATGGAGTTTTAGAAAGAGCTAGAATGACTCAAAACGGAAAGTTAACTGAACGTTTTTCTTATTTACAAGAGTATGTAGATGGAAAAGAGTAA
- a CDS encoding DUF3987 domain-containing protein, giving the protein MSKPKVIHIDKIDLENDFIQLTDKNKNPFPVEVFPKIIQEIIYEANYKYQFALDYLGAGILTATSSAIGNSLKVEVKKGWNEKANLFTVIVGRPGDSKSHALSFCFKPIHIKENLLFAEYSKLLKDYEDELKSDSKTTLRKPFLKKYLINDYTPEALILHHSNNKKGLYIYVDELNGWIKNFNRYNSSGEAETYLSLWSGTTISTDRASGKSLRIKDPFIGVIGSTQISVLKSFAKDGRSSNGFMDRLLFVYPEIQKTLKWNINKVDDRILENYFSIISNLIETSIDQVEPLLIPIEENAKKHLFDWQNNRPENYLFEYERSIEIKLQQYVIRFALILQSIHYAANKNTLDKIELFAVQGGIKLFQYFYNNAIKVRQEIIKKAYVETLTELQKTILEELDDDFTTAEGLKIACKKVNDKPRISKRQFYTYLKDSKLFKKVSHGKYQKINL; this is encoded by the coding sequence ATGAGTAAACCTAAAGTTATTCATATTGATAAAATCGACCTAGAAAATGATTTTATTCAATTAACAGACAAAAATAAAAATCCTTTTCCAGTAGAAGTTTTTCCTAAAATTATTCAAGAAATTATTTACGAAGCAAATTATAAATACCAATTTGCGTTGGATTATCTAGGAGCAGGAATTTTAACTGCGACTTCATCTGCAATCGGGAATTCTCTTAAGGTAGAAGTAAAAAAAGGGTGGAATGAAAAAGCAAACCTTTTTACTGTAATTGTTGGTAGACCTGGAGATTCAAAATCCCACGCTTTAAGTTTTTGTTTTAAACCTATTCATATAAAAGAAAATCTACTGTTTGCTGAGTACTCAAAACTTTTAAAAGACTATGAAGATGAATTAAAATCTGATTCTAAAACTACATTAAGAAAACCTTTTTTAAAAAAATATCTTATCAATGATTATACCCCTGAAGCATTAATACTTCATCATTCTAATAATAAAAAAGGCTTATATATTTATGTAGATGAATTAAATGGTTGGATTAAGAACTTTAATCGCTACAATTCATCTGGAGAGGCAGAAACATACTTAAGTCTTTGGAGTGGAACTACTATTTCTACAGATAGAGCTTCGGGTAAAAGTCTTAGGATAAAAGATCCTTTTATAGGTGTTATTGGTAGCACACAAATATCAGTATTAAAATCTTTTGCTAAAGACGGTAGAAGCTCTAATGGTTTTATGGATCGCTTATTATTTGTGTATCCTGAAATACAAAAAACTTTAAAATGGAATATAAATAAGGTAGATGATAGGATTTTAGAAAATTACTTTTCTATAATCTCAAACCTTATTGAAACATCAATAGACCAAGTCGAACCTCTTTTAATTCCGATTGAAGAAAACGCTAAAAAGCATCTATTTGATTGGCAAAATAATAGACCTGAAAATTATCTTTTCGAATACGAGAGAAGTATTGAAATTAAACTTCAACAATATGTTATTCGTTTTGCTTTGATTTTACAATCAATCCATTATGCGGCTAATAAGAACACCCTTGATAAAATTGAATTATTTGCAGTTCAAGGAGGCATAAAACTTTTTCAATACTTCTATAACAATGCTATAAAGGTTAGGCAAGAAATTATTAAGAAAGCCTATGTTGAAACTTTAACAGAATTGCAAAAAACAATTCTTGAGGAATTAGATGATGATTTTACTACTGCTGAAGGATTAAAGATTGCTTGTAAGAAAGTTAATGATAAGCCTAGAATTAGTAAAAGACAATTCTATACATATTTAAAAGACTCAAAACTGTTTAAAAAAGTATCTCATGGAAAATATCAAAAGATAAACCTATAG